The following proteins are co-located in the Pseudomonas antarctica genome:
- a CDS encoding SDR family oxidoreductase: MDKVVIITGGSRGIGAQTALLAARQGYRICLNYQSDEAAAQRVLEQVRALGAQAIAVRADVSIEDEVIALFARVDAELGRVTALVNNAGTVGHKSRVDEMSEFRILKIMKTNVLGPILCAKHAVLRMSPRHGGQGGSIVNVSSVAARLGSPGEYVDYAASKGALDSFTIGLSKEVAGEGIRVNAVRPGYIFTDFHALSGDPDRVSKLESGIPMARGGRPDEVAEAIIWLLSDKASYTTGTFLDLAGGR; this comes from the coding sequence ATGGACAAAGTCGTCATCATCACCGGGGGCAGTCGTGGCATCGGCGCCCAGACCGCGTTGCTGGCCGCTCGCCAGGGCTATCGCATTTGCCTCAACTACCAGTCCGATGAAGCGGCTGCCCAGCGTGTGCTGGAGCAGGTCCGTGCCCTGGGTGCGCAGGCGATTGCTGTGCGTGCCGATGTGAGCATCGAAGATGAAGTGATCGCGTTGTTCGCCCGTGTGGATGCCGAACTGGGCCGTGTCACCGCGCTGGTCAACAACGCCGGCACTGTCGGGCATAAGTCGCGGGTGGATGAGATGTCTGAATTTCGCATCCTGAAAATCATGAAGACCAACGTGCTGGGGCCGATCCTGTGTGCCAAGCACGCGGTGCTGCGCATGTCGCCCAGGCATGGCGGGCAGGGCGGCAGTATCGTCAATGTGTCGTCGGTGGCGGCGCGCCTGGGTTCGCCGGGTGAATATGTCGACTATGCCGCTTCCAAGGGCGCATTGGATAGCTTCACCATTGGCCTGTCCAAAGAGGTGGCGGGTGAGGGGATTCGCGTCAACGCCGTGCGCCCTGGCTATATCTTTACCGACTTCCACGCCTTGAGCGGTGACCCGGATCGGGTCAGCAAGCTCGAGTCCGGCATCCCCATGGCCCGGGGTGGGCGCCCGGATGAGGTGGCGGAAGCGATTATCTGGTTGTTGTCGGATAAGGCTTCCTACACGACCGGAACATTCCTGGATTTGGCCGGTGGGCGTTAA